The following nucleotide sequence is from Solanum dulcamara chromosome 7, daSolDulc1.2, whole genome shotgun sequence.
GCTGCGCATTTACAAGCAATATATATAGTgttagatatcaagaaactaaCAAGCTATGTTGTTAGATTCTAGGTTGCTCGAAATCTTCAAAAATATTGTCACATATGTTGATCATCCTAAAGCTAGGCACTTTTTAAAGATCCAATAAAAGTGCATCAACATTTTTGGAGGGTGtgtgtcggatcctccaaaaactACGGATTTTTGAAGGATCACGGGTGCAACAACATTTTTGGAGGGGTGCAAGCAACATAGGTTAGATTATAGCAAGTTTATTGGATTGAGACTGATTTTACCTCATCACAAGGAAAGGATGGTTGCAACACTGTCTCAATCGAAGTAGTAATTCAAGAATATTAGCATAGTTGTGAAGAACTTTTCCTTGTGCCACAAACTGATCAAATTGAACCTGGTTTATTCACCAAAAACAAAAGTATTAAGAACATTCCATCAGCAACAATGATGatcatttgagtaaaaaaaaaacacaagttTTTTAACAAATTCTGGTTTTACATGGGAAGAACAAGATTTTCGTTCTTACCTTAGATCTCTTGAAGAGTGCATCATAGAAGTCACGTTCAGCTTCTGATTGTGTACACTGAATGACTTGAATGTCGGTTGGAGGGAGAACAAGAATCGCTCTGATTTCAGAAGAATACATGCAAGTGTTGGGAGAAAAATATGTTTGCATCAATTGACAAAAGAATAGGATAAAGAAGATTTGAAAAACAAAATAGAATAAGCACCTTCCATCTTTGTCCCTGGTATCCTTTGTTCTCCTCAACATCAGTGGCCTCAAAATGGCCTTGATCAATTTTAGAGCTCTCTGATCACCATTTTCATAAGGTCTCTGTATTAACTTGTTCCACCTAAATTAGGAGCAAACAGGAAAACAGAACTACCTTAGTCATGTTACGCAAACCTTTTAACAGATAAAGGGGCAGAGTAGTTGACATTTGAAAACTTTCTAATtccatcaacatatatataacaACAAAACGAATAGAATCAATTAACCTAAACTTACCATGCCCAGTTGCACCATGGCTCGACATGCAAGAAACATAAAAGGCTGTAAAGGTCTTCCAAATTATTCTGCAGCAATTAGTAATTATAATATCAATACAAATCATAAGACACCGGCAATTTATTTCATTCATAAGACAGATGAGATAACAATTAGAAGTGATCTCGATTACAAAATTTTCTGCAAAGCAAAAGACCTGAAGAATATCAAGCTTAGCAGATCACTGGACAGTTGCCAGTATAACCATGGAATTTTTGAGACATACCTGCAGAGGAGTACCAGTAAGACACCACCTACAACGTGCTGACAAAGTAAAGGCAGCCTGTGCACCGAGAGTCTTCCAGGATTTTATGGTGTGTGCCTCATCCAGAACCACCCGGTACCAATCAACATTATGAAATATGCTATTCTCATTATTCTGAGAAACAACAAAGCTGTTATCAAAACAACAGTAATAGCAACATGGACAATGTCAAACTAAATGCCAAGCATTACTACTTACAGCCTTATAAGTTGCACTCAAGACACCATAAGTTGTCAGGACTACATCTTGTTCTGCTATCACTCTAGGATCATTACTTCTGTCCCCACCATAATGAACGAAAACTGAAACGCTACCAGGTTTTGAATGTGCTTCAAGTTCATCCTAGAATTGAAAAATAAACAACAGGGATTTAGTGTAATTGGAGCTGTAGCGGTGTTTTGAGATTTAATAACAAAGCACCTATGGGTTAACAGAGATCTAATAGCAAACATGGGAAAAACAAATTCTGGACATTTCATTGCTCCTTTTATGACTTACCTTCCATTGGCCTAGTAATGCCATAGGACAGACAATGAGAGTGCCACCTTTTGCTTTTCTTGAGAATTCTGTATCAGTATAAGTGATTCTTTTTGTAACACATTCAGTTTCATCTGTGTCTTCCGAGACAATTTCCTGATCATCAAGGCTACTCCTGCCCAGATTTGCAAGTATTAGAGCAATTGTCATCACCGTTTTTCCAAGCCCCATTGCATCTGCCAAGATCTGCAGATATCAAATTGATTCAGATAAACAAAGAATACtgaaaaaaataactttcagtaAGAGAAACGCATGAAGCAACAAATTAACTAACAGAAGAACCAGATCATGTCAATGTAAGACAATTAAGAGAAGGGTTAGTGGGAAGGAAATCTCACCCCTCCACGTGCTGCATTTGATGCAGTTGGGAAGTCAGTAGTTGCTTCCCCAGAGAAAATGTTGACATATATTTTCCTCCTGTTGGAGAAGTTTGGTTAGTCATTTACGTTTAAAGAACTGACAAGAACAAAATTATATTAACCATAGTTCATCTGtgactcttttttttcttctatttgcAATGTCTAATTCAGTGAGGAAAGTGCCTACTCTTCACATATCCGATATGCTGCCCAACATGGATGAAGAGTTTTTGATGCTTCATCTACACCAGCTCCTTTCTCTGATTCTGACATCCAGTAAAGAGCCTCCTTCTGGTAAGGCCTTAGGCTGCACATAAGTGTATCAGGAGCCTCCATCTCCTATACAATGTAAAGAATATAGATCGGTCAGTAGCAAGATTAATACGCAATCAGCATCATCTCATTTCAGTTTACTAAAACGAAGCATGTTCATGCATTATACCTTCAAgtcatacatgtctacagaacCGACAAGTTTGTTAATAGAAGCTTCAGAGATTGCTTGCTCATCCTTGTTTGGCTCTGAATACTGTTGGCAGCCCTTTCTTCGTTTTGCAATTGATAACACTGAAGCAGCTTCATTTGAATCAGACTGTAAGCAATAAGCAGAACATCAGTGACAATCTACTGTTTTCTCTTTTACTGCTGTTTTACCAAGTATAAAAAAGGTTTTGAGCAAAGGGTAAATGGGCATACCAATTAAGGTGTAAAATTAACGGAAGCAAAATTGAAAGTAAGGTTTGTTTGTGCAGTTTTTGAAAAAACTATTGAAGTCATATAGGTGGTTGCTTCATTgtaagaaaagttgaaaaagaaaTTAACGTTGAGAAGTGCTGAGGTGCTGTTTTTCATCCAAATTCTTCCATGCACAAAACACTCACAAATCTTCAAGATTAAACTATAAACATCCAAAAGACATCTTAAGGTTCCAAAaacattttttaagaaaaataagtgTGTTTTCAAAATATTGTCCAACCAGCTTAACTGTGAGAACCTTTTGGAACAATATAACCAACATACAGTTTgtacatcaaaataaaaatcaacatACAGGttattattcatgtttctaAATATTGAGAACTTGGCAACTTAAATTAAGAAACAAGTGCTAGACAATACAAATTAGAATCAACATACATCTAAATTGAGCTGGCGTTTACGAGAATCAAGCTCATCCGGGGTGAACTCAGCCTGCATAGTATTAGTAAAAGAGAACAAAGACATCAGTGAGAAACTAGAAGGAGCTTTGAATTGTTtccaacaattttttttgaaactgcatTGTTTCcaacaattaaataattaactatCCAACATACATTCTGAAAGGGTTTGACTTTGAGTAATTTGAACAGAGTAAGTAGTGGATATGTTGTAGTATCAATTTGTGAGGGAGAATCCAGCCTCCATGATGATTTATCACAGCTCGTAAACACCGAGTGGTGAATGTAGAAACTGTAAAAAAAAATGAGCACAATGGGAACGGGAAGGCATCGATTTTGGATAGGATTGAATTTCAAATTGATTCTGTATTTCTGTTAATGTCAAAAGCCCAAAACAGCAAAGAACAGTATGTGTTTACCTTACATACAACATAAGCTCCTGCATTAGGGACAGATTTACAGGCGCAGCAACACATCGACCAAGAACCTTTACCTTTGAAGAACTTACAAGTGGAATAAGGCATTTTGCCCATTCCATTGGAAGACGCCCaatctatgcaatcagaaaaaTAGATAAAGAGTATGATTTGTATTTGTATGATCTCAGCATAAAAGGATCACGATTTTCACATGAATCAATACATGACAAAATGTGGATAAACCAATTCCCTACTAGATGTGGCAGATAGAGTATTTGTGGAACAAATTCAACCAAACCCAATATTATACAGGCAGAATGTACATACATAATacatatgtaaaaaaaattaaaacttcaataaatgttaaaacaacaaaaacatacccaatgaaatcACACAAGTGAGGTTTGGGAGGGTGGCATATACACAAACTTACCCATAGCGTGTGAAGGTAAAGAGATTGTTTAAAATAGACACTTGGCTcaaataaagaatttaaaaaaaacaaatttttaaAGCAAATAAAGTAGTGAAAGAAAACATGTTGAAAACAATGGAAAAGAGACAAAtagcaacaacaaataatacaataattgaAGCAAGGATCCTAATGATTGACTTCGAGTTTACCTCCCCCGATAATTTGGTCGAGAACTTAATAATTGATTACATCAATGCAATCTCAACACCAAAAATCAAGATTTACACGAATAAATTCATAATAAAGTATACTTATGAGATTTAACCACAAAAAGAGAGAACTTTATCAAACTAAACAAGACTTAATACCAAAACAAGGATCATAAtgattaaattcaaatttaccTTCCCTAATTGCTTGGTCAAGAACCCAATAATTGAGTACATCAATACAATCTCAACatcaaaaatcaagatttcCACACAAATAAATTCACAATAAAGTATACTTACGAGATTTAACCCCATAAAGAGGGAACTTTAGCAAACTACAACAAGAATAACAAAACGTAATACTAAAACGAGAGTCATAATGATTGAATTCAGGTTTACCTCCCCCGATCGTTTAGTCGAGAACCTAACAATGGATGATGCAGCAGCAATAGCAGCTCTTGACCCACCCCACTGTGAACTGTGCTTACTACTTCCAGACTGAGGAAATGAAAAATGAACAATCTCATTATTCTCCAGTTTTCTCCCCTTGGTAGTAGAAAGACCAGTAACAACAGTTCTCCCAACTAACAACCAATCAGAATCTTCTGGGAAATCCCGATCCTCAATCATAACAGTACTGAGACTATTTTTCTCAATTCCCATTTTTTCTTTAATCCCCCCAATAAccctattactactactactactattcaGTCTGTTGTATTCTTGTTTTGACAAAGGCCTTGCTGATAATGGTTCAACAAAAAGTACAGGTTCTTCTTTGAACTTAACCATTTcaagtttcttttcttctttcggTTTCTGAATATCGATTTGCGGGTTGTTTTCAGGCAACTTAAGCCACTCATGGAATTCTTTTTCTAAATCTGGTAGATTGAAAACcttcttttcttcctctttttgcCCTTTTTCCTCATCAACCACATTTGATTCTTCTTTAACTTTTAACCCATTAACCATTTCACAGCCTGAATCCCATTTACCAACAGACCCTTTTGCTCCGCACCCATCAAAAACCTTTTTTCCCCATTTTTCATCGATACCCACATCAGGTTCTTCTTTAACTTTAAACCCACAACCCAATGATTCTTCGCCATTCTCTTGCTTTATCGGAGCCGAAATTCTTACCCCAGTGCTCGTAACAGTCTTGTGGATTGCCAATGTCGGCGAAGAATCGAGCAAATGATTAATGGATGCTTCTGGATTGTTGTTTTTCTGTGAGAGGGCTTCGAGAATTTCATTTTCTGGAATTTCAGAACCGATGATTGAACGTATCATCTTGATTTTGTTAtcattttcttcaacatttgCTTCCATTTCCATTTATTTTGCTCAAATAGAGAAATATAATTGAGAGAATGAATCGGCCGATTAATGAAGATGAAATTTTTTTGACAGATTATttaaaaggttttttttttcttctttttgtagGAAATGAAATTTTTGGCGCTAATAGATTTTTACCTTCTGTTAACTTTTCGCGGGGTTTTTTGTTAAACAACTTTTGGCGCGAAAGAAGAGGGTAAAAAAGCCATTGAGCTTTTTGATTGTGCAACGATGTCGTTTTTGTATGCAATGGGTAGAGTTATCAAAATAGGCTTGGCTCGTGAGGCCGGTTCAACCCAATTGTTAAATTAAGTAGGGGTGGGTTAGATTTTTCCAGCCCATTTAGGAATGAGATTTTTTAGCTCATCCTCATTTGACCCGCCAGCTTCATAGGGTAGCACGTGGATCGtgaattttaaaaagatttattacttatattttaagtagatttattatatatattttaaaaagtcaAAGATTCATGGTGAAGTTGCTGCCAtatgaccaggaggtcacgggttcaagccttggaaacagcttctggcagaaatgcaaggtaaggctgcgtacaacagacccttgtggtcgggcccttccccggaccctgcgcatagcgggagcttaagtgcaccgggctgcctttttttttcaataactaggcaattgaagttattataactatgaatctttaactttttttacttttgtgtttatgcctaatttttCGTTTCTCCTTTCTTAACTAgtttatcaaaaaaatgataTGTAATGTATGTTCTAATGAATTTTATGAATGTTGATTGTTGTATCTTGGATATTTTGTTGTTTTGCGAGTATTCTGCTAAAGTGTGTGCAACTCAttgatatgtgaatttttgACGTATTGGTAGTGTGTTCATCAATGTTCGATAGTCTTTCTAAGAGTCTAATGTTGTCCATCTTTTGATTAAAGGGTCACCCGTCCTAACCCGTAGCCCGCTTAGGACTGAATTGAACAACTATTTTATAAGCCCTTTAATTAAAATGATAAACGTGTCCTAACTCATTTAATATGCTAACCCTTAAGGTTGGGTCAACTCACTTTGACGACTCTAGTAGTGGGAAAAAAAGTGCTCTGTGACTCTATGGACATGACTCACCCGATTTGTTTAAGTTTGGATTGATCATTGACCTGATCATTTATTAGCTCAAAACCTTTTTTGTCTATAAAATAATTGGGTTGATGTGCATTTCAAATAAGCCCTTGAGAAAATcttgtcaaaaaaataataattaaaaagacaGTTTTCTTCTTTGGTATGTTATATATAATCGTGATAAAGATTATATAAGTATAAATaaagaaactaaaatttaataaGAATTTGATGAATTGGATTATGACCGTATTTTTATCTATTTCAAGTAACTTTTAAGCGGTCAATAATCTGTCTGATTTATTTATcaactcattttatttttatccgTCTAAATTCAGTCTAACCCACTCATTTGACATTCCTAAACATATTACATATTATATGTGTGTCCTAGTTTAATTGAATATGatgtttaaaaatttaaatattttttaaaatttaaatgagATTTGTACATAAAAAACTGAATTTATAGACATGTATCCATGTTTATTGATCTTAATTCTTACGTGAAAAAAag
It contains:
- the LOC129896756 gene encoding DNA repair protein RAD5B-like — protein: MEMEANVEENDNKIKMIRSIIGSEIPENEILEALSQKNNNPEASINHLLDSSPTLAIHKTVTSTGVRISAPIKQENGEESLGCGFKVKEEPDVGIDEKWGKKVFDGCGAKGSVGKWDSGCEMVNGLKVKEESNVVDEEKGQKEEEKKVFNLPDLEKEFHEWLKLPENNPQIDIQKPKEEKKLEMVKFKEEPVLFVEPLSARPLSKQEYNRLNSSSSSNRVIGGIKEKMGIEKNSLSTVMIEDRDFPEDSDWLLVGRTVVTGLSTTKGRKLENNEIVHFSFPQSGSSKHSSQWGGSRAAIAAASSIVRFSTKRSGEIGRLPMEWAKCLIPLVSSSKVKVLGRCVAAPVNLSLMQELMLYVSFYIHHSVFTSCDKSSWRLDSPSQIDTTTYPLLTLFKLLKVKPFQNAEFTPDELDSRKRQLNLDSDSNEAASVLSIAKRRKGCQQYSEPNKDEQAISEASINKLVGSVDMYDLKEMEAPDTLMCSLRPYQKEALYWMSESEKGAGVDEASKTLHPCWAAYRICEERKIYVNIFSGEATTDFPTASNAARGGILADAMGLGKTVMTIALILANLGRSSLDDQEIVSEDTDETECVTKRITYTDTEFSRKAKGGTLIVCPMALLGQWKDELEAHSKPGSVSVFVHYGGDRSNDPRVIAEQDVVLTTYGVLSATYKANNENSIFHNVDWYRVVLDEAHTIKSWKTLGAQAAFTLSARCRWCLTGTPLQNNLEDLYSLLCFLHVEPWCNWAWWNKLIQRPYENGDQRALKLIKAILRPLMLRRTKDTRDKDGRAILVLPPTDIQVIQCTQSEAERDFYDALFKRSKVQFDQFVAQGKVLHNYANILELLLRLRQCCNHPFLVMSRSDNQEFADLDKLARRFLETNPDSSTQKAPTPAYVEEVVEGIRNGEHTECPICLESADDPVLTPCAHRMCRECLLSSWRTPASGLCPICRQMLKKHELFTCPSANRFRVDVEKNWQVSSKVSKLMDCLEPIRKSGEKSIVFSQWTSFLDLLEIPLKRKQIGYLRFDGKLSQKQRERVLKEFSETNEKTILLMSLRAGGVGLNLTAASNVFLMDPWWNPAVEEQAIMRIHRIGQKKTVRVRRFIVKDTVEERMQQVQARKQRMIAGALTDEEVRSARIEELKMLFR